The following proteins are co-located in the Carassius auratus strain Wakin unplaced genomic scaffold, ASM336829v1 scaf_tig00214714_1_2670353, whole genome shotgun sequence genome:
- the LOC113092762 gene encoding uncharacterized protein LOC113092762: protein MAEAKEVSKTSQELSLVFPSEIVYFDAGDDAVLSCHFEPAISAASMEIKWWKKADLVCHYKNGQVTVNRDYEGRVNLSLEDLHNGNLSLTLRDVRSSQMGLYICEVIYECQKIQDTVFLNISSEDFRLVTPVGTVSADPGSEVILPVHLSPETSAVSLDIRWFRGTELIYQCKNRQEKTNHENRVSLSIQELEKGNLALTLRNFQPADSGDYTCKVFHDGCLQTGTVHLQVREIQTSDDPRVVHLHSVLRKVQKYILQHKEQLLQETSNVLQETFIQDEIRKIAFDPTLRRSTSIEGIPPHMKEEDMHHRHTIMEKQLFKPNIFKKRSSSVPVKIQTSDDPRVENLYNVLRKVQNDILQPKGLLQETLHMLEETLDQDEIRNMAFVAGHDGGQQVLSQLRDIIEESTIVPTRARTHAQENPETSVQSTATEQETSSSDLQSQLRERERPSESVMTPAGESTPTPERPEDGRQRNQQGHENREENCQIM, encoded by the exons atggctGAAGCTAAAGAAGTCTCAAAAACTAGTCAAg AGCTCTCACTTGTATTTCCATCTGAAATTGTATATTTTGATGCTGGAGATGATGCTGTTCTATCATGTCATTTTGAGCCAGCAATCAGTGCTGCTTCAATGGAGATCAAGTGGTGGAAAAAGGCTGATCTGGTCTGTCATTATAAGAATGGACAGGTGACAGTGAACAGAGACTATGAGGGTCGAGTGAACCTCTCACTGGAAGATCTACACAATGGAAATTTGTCTTTGACTCTCAGAGACGTCAGGAGTTCACAGATGGGTCTCTATATTTGTGAGGTCATCTATGAATGTCAAAAAATACAAGATACTGTTTTCCTCAATATCAGCT CTGAAGACTTTAGACTTGTCACTCCTGTTGGAACTGTATCTGCTGACCCTGGATCAGAAGTCATCTTACCTGTTCATCTCTCTCCTGAAACCAGTGCTGTGTCTCTAGACATTAGATGGTTTAGAGGGACAGAGCTCATTTATCAGTGTAAGAACAGGCAGGAGAAAACAAACCATGAGAACCGAGTCAGTCTGTCCATCCAGGAGCTGGAGAAAGGAAATCTTGCTCTGACTTTGAGAAACTTTCAGCCAGCAGATTCAGGAGACTATACATGCAAAGTCTTTCATGATGGATGTCTGCAGACAGGAACAGTTCATCTGCAAGTGAGAG AGATTCAGACGAGTGATGATCCTAGAGTGGTACATCTCCACAGTGTGCtaagaaaagtacagaaatataTTCTGCAACACAAAGAACAACTATTACAGGAAACTTCCAATGttcttcaagaaacatttattcaagATGAAATTAGAAAAATAGCCTTTG accctACTCTTAGACGTTCAACTAGTATAGAAGGAATTCCTCCCCACA TGAAAGAGGAGGACATGCACCACAGACACACAATCATGGAGAAACAATTGTTTAAGCCAAATATCTTTAAGAAACGTTCTTCAAGTGTACCAGTCA AGATTCAGACGAGTGATGATCCTAGAGTGGAAAATCTCTACAATGTGCTAAGAAAAGTACAGAATGATATTCTGCAACCGAAAGGACTATTACAGGAAACCTTACATATGCTTGAAGAAACATTAGATCAAGATGAAATTAGAAATATGGCCTTTG TGGCTGGACACGATGGTGGTCAGCAAGTGTTGTCACAGCTAAGAGATATAATAGAAGAATCAACCATTGTCCCTACAAGAGCTAGGACACATGCACAGGAGAACCCTGAAACATCAGTACAAAGTACTGCCACAGAGCAAGAGACATCCTCCTCGGATCTACAATCACAACTACGAGAAAGAGAAAGACCATCAGAATCAGTCATGACACCAGCAGGAGAATCAACACCAACACCAGAGAGGCCAGAAGATGGAAGGCAAAGGAATCAACAAGGTCACGAAAATAGAGAGGAAAACTGTCAGATTatgtaa
- the LOC113092771 gene encoding matrix remodeling-associated protein 8-like, which translates to MAETKEVSKTSQGLSVVCQSDIVFSHPGDDVVLSCHLNPAVSAASMEIQWWHKEDLVFHYKNGKMTVNIDFEGRVSLPLQDLQNGNVSLTLRDVRSSQKGLYICEVTHESQSIQDTVFLHISSEDFGLVTPVGTVSADPGSDVILPVHLSPETSAVSLDIRWFRGTELIYQYKNREEKTNYENRVNLSIQELERGNLALTLRNFQPADSGDYTCKVFHDGCLQTGIVHLQVREIQTSDDPRVVHLHSVLRTVQKDILQQKGQLLQETSHLLQDTFIQDKMRDKDFGLSGPILGRSNSMEGIRPLMKEEDMYTRHTIKKRHVFKRNLFGKRSSAHGWTGWWSKQKTNK; encoded by the exons ATGGCTGAAACTAAAGAAGTGTCAAAAACTAGTCAAG GGTTGTCTGTTGTCTGCCAGTCTGATATTGTATTTTCCCATCCTGGAGATGATGTCGTTCTGTCGTGTCATCTTAATCCGGCTGTCAGTGCTGCTTCAATGGAGATTCAGTGGTGGCATAAGGAAGATCTAGTTTTCCATTATAAGAATGGAAAGATGACAGTGAACATAGACTTTGAGGGTCGAGTGAGTCTCCCACTGCAAGATCTCCAAAATGGAAATGTGTCTTTGACTCTCAGAGACGTCAGGAGTTCACAGAAGGGTCTCTATATTTGTGAAGTCACCCATGAAAGTCAGTCAATACAAGATACTGTTTTTCTCCATATCAGCT CTGAAGACTTTGGACTTGTCACTCCTGTTGGAACTGTATctgctgatcctggatcagaCGTCATCTTACCTGTTCATCTCTCTCCTGAAACCAGTGCTGTGTCTCTAGACATTAGATGGTTTAGAGGGACAGAGCTCATTTATCAGTATAAGAACAGAGAGGAGAAAACAAACTATGAGAACCGAGTGAATCTGTCCATTCAGGAGCTGGAGAGAGGAAATCTTGCTCTGACTTTGAGAAACTTTCAGCCAGCAGATTCAGGAGACTATACATGCAAAGTCTTTCATGATGGATGTCTGCAGACAGGAATAGTTCATCTGCAAGTGAGAG AGATTCAGACGAGTGATGATCCTAGAGTGGTACATCTCCACAGTGTGCTAAGAACAGTACAGAAAGATATTCTGCAACAGAAAGGACAGCTATTACAGGAAACATCACATTTGCTTCAAGATACATTTATTCAAGATAAAATGAGAGATAAAGACTTTGGTCTCTCAGGTCCTATTCTTGGACGTTCAAATAGTATGGAAGGAATTCGTCCCCTCA TGAAAGAGGAGGACATGTACACCAGACACACAATCAAGAAGAGACATGTGTTTAAGCGAAATTTATTTGGGAAACGTTCAAGTGCACA TGGCTGGACAGGATGGTGGTCAAAACAGAAGACAAACAAGTGA